One genomic window of Sphingobacterium oryzagri includes the following:
- a CDS encoding non-canonical purine NTP diphosphatase, with product MLELVFATNNAHKMEEVQAMVADLFVIKSLEDIGCQDDIPETGVTFEENAQQKTDYLVNKYGLYCFGDDSGLEVDALNLEPGVYSARYSGTRDMEKNIDLVLERLGKNENRKARFRTVISLYLNEQQHFFEGVIEGNIVAERRGAAGFGYDPIFIPDGYDKTFAEMSAEQKNAISHRSIAVAKLADFLKEKYAK from the coding sequence ATGCTCGAACTCGTATTTGCTACCAATAATGCTCATAAAATGGAAGAAGTCCAAGCGATGGTCGCTGATCTTTTTGTTATCAAATCGTTGGAAGATATCGGTTGTCAGGATGATATTCCAGAAACAGGGGTCACTTTTGAAGAAAATGCGCAGCAAAAGACCGATTATTTAGTGAATAAATATGGTCTTTATTGCTTTGGTGATGACTCTGGTCTGGAAGTCGATGCGTTAAATTTGGAGCCAGGTGTTTATTCTGCGCGTTACTCCGGCACGCGCGACATGGAGAAAAATATTGATCTGGTTCTGGAACGACTCGGTAAAAACGAAAACCGAAAGGCACGGTTTAGAACCGTTATTTCGCTCTACCTCAATGAGCAGCAACATTTTTTTGAGGGTGTCATCGAAGGCAACATTGTAGCCGAGCGTCGTGGTGCTGCAGGATTCGGATATGACCCTATTTTTATCCCGGATGGTTACGATAAAACTTTTGCTGAGATGAGCGCCGAGCAAAAAAATGCCATTAGCCACCGTTCCATTGCGGTTGCTAAACTAGCAGATTTTTTGAAGGAAAAATACGCAAAGTAG
- a CDS encoding deoxyhypusine synthase family protein: MHTQKGPISQFLEKNYLHFNAAALVDAAKGYEAHLLDGGKMLISLGGAMSTAELGISLAEMIRQDKVQFISCTGANLEEDVMNLVAHSHYKRVPNYRDLTPEQERELLDQHYNRVTDTCIPEEEAFRRLQKHLEDVWHSAEEKGERYFPHEFLYQVVNSGILEQYYEIDPKNSWIVAAAEKNLPIVCPGWEDSTTGNIFAANVIKGKLQASTVKSGIEYMIYLSEWYRANSAGKGVGFFQIAGGISGDFPICVVPMMYQDLEWEDVPFWAYFCQISDSTTSYGSYSGAVPNEKITWGKLDIDTPKFVVESDATIVVPLIFSYVLGH; this comes from the coding sequence ATGCATACACAAAAAGGTCCTATTTCTCAGTTTTTGGAGAAAAATTACCTGCATTTCAATGCGGCGGCACTGGTTGATGCGGCTAAAGGTTATGAGGCTCATCTATTAGATGGTGGTAAGATGTTAATCTCGTTGGGTGGTGCGATGAGTACTGCCGAATTGGGAATTTCACTGGCAGAAATGATTCGTCAGGATAAGGTACAGTTTATTTCTTGTACGGGTGCGAATCTGGAAGAAGATGTGATGAACTTAGTTGCGCATTCACATTATAAGCGTGTGCCAAATTACCGTGATCTTACGCCAGAGCAGGAAAGAGAATTATTAGATCAACATTATAATCGTGTAACAGATACCTGTATTCCAGAAGAAGAAGCTTTCCGTCGTTTACAAAAGCATTTGGAAGACGTATGGCATAGCGCAGAGGAAAAAGGTGAACGTTATTTTCCACACGAATTTTTGTACCAAGTGGTAAACTCCGGTATTTTGGAGCAATATTACGAGATCGATCCTAAAAATTCCTGGATCGTAGCGGCAGCAGAGAAAAATTTACCAATCGTTTGCCCGGGATGGGAAGATTCAACGACGGGTAATATCTTTGCAGCGAATGTGATCAAAGGTAAATTGCAGGCAAGTACGGTAAAATCAGGTATTGAATATATGATTTACCTGAGCGAGTGGTACCGTGCAAATTCTGCGGGTAAAGGTGTTGGATTCTTCCAGATTGCTGGTGGTATCTCCGGTGATTTTCCAATTTGTGTGGTGCCGATGATGTATCAAGACCTGGAATGGGAAGATGTGCCTTTCTGGGCGTATTTTTGCCAGATTTCTGACTCGACAACATCGTATGGTTCGTACTCAGGTGCTGTTCCTAATGAAAAAATCACTTGGGGAAAACTCGATATCGATACACCTAAATTTGTTGTGGAATCGGATGCAACAATTGTTGTACCGTTGATCTTTTCCTACGTATTAGGTCACTAA
- a CDS encoding S9 family peptidase: MKHKFSTVLLSVLAFTGAYAQENKTPLKWQDIPGWSYFRTTATAISPDGKWIAYQAGPTQGDLTLTLKNTENTTAFNYKIGGEGSSVLYNEDGRYLAFLEAPDFKTIKSNEKAKKPSSKKLRVVSLKDTASTVFDKVQQFDFSKENGKWLAIRFESAPGPKNEQAGKGNDLLLYNLDNKQKFNLGNVSDYAFNKSGEFIAYTVDATGKNGNGIFLLNLQTGLTSVIQNDDASFSKINWNKEGTAFSLLKSKENKDYKTPIYTLIGVKNLQAKAPEVHSYSGLQAQQISAGYGISENTVPFWSKDLSTIFFGIAKIEKKEDKKDDSKEKSPDVQVDSLASTAKTKSPIDSAASRKDSTDTKIAATDPKKNAQQKKDLEKPDMIIWNWQDKRLQSSQRVQLESDKRFTILSAWQVAADKFVSLSDSSLKAIYLAPNQLIGYGLDFTPYEYISNLDGQSYADLYIVDVKTGNRKLAIEKLYLNASRTLRFSPTSTHLLYYSDGDFQILDVKTLAKTNISKNIPASFVDMFDDHNVTKPSTGTYGWAEDGRYVLLKDNFDLWKVSFDGKSVTKLTNDWAKQQWTSTSYSNIYPDDENIDLSKDQYFGILNIATKQTGIALLPAKSNKMEVLKMDDVYTSSVKKVKKANTLFYTTQSSTIAPELFISHDNRLKTATKLLSDSNKHVLSAGSKLISYVSDHGDTLQAVLYLPANYEEGKSYPTITYIYERLTDNKNTYSQPAFPGGGFNRAMYTSNGYAVLMPDIKYKMNDPGMSAVACVVPAVKAAVATGIVDEKNVAIHGHSWGGYQTSFLITQTDIFKAAVAGAPLTNMISMYSLIYWNTGSANQSIFESSQGRFTSGYWDNWDAYARNSPIFHIKKVKTPLIILHNDKDGAVDYTQGIEYFNGLRRLNKPVVMLTYNGENHGLRKEVNQKDYAVRMMEYFDHYLKGKDAPDWWAKGIDYIDLSKHLEERAF, encoded by the coding sequence ATGAAGCATAAATTTTCCACGGTTTTACTGAGCGTGCTCGCTTTTACGGGCGCTTACGCGCAAGAAAACAAAACCCCATTAAAATGGCAAGATATTCCGGGTTGGAGTTATTTTCGCACAACAGCAACAGCTATTTCACCCGACGGCAAATGGATAGCTTACCAAGCCGGGCCAACACAAGGTGACCTTACGCTGACCTTAAAAAACACCGAAAACACAACGGCATTTAACTACAAAATTGGTGGAGAAGGCAGCTCGGTGCTCTATAATGAAGATGGTCGTTACCTAGCTTTTCTGGAAGCACCTGATTTCAAAACGATTAAAAGCAACGAGAAGGCAAAGAAACCTTCGAGCAAAAAACTACGCGTGGTTTCCTTGAAAGATACCGCATCCACCGTGTTTGACAAGGTGCAGCAATTTGATTTTTCGAAAGAAAACGGCAAATGGCTGGCCATTCGCTTTGAGTCTGCTCCTGGACCAAAAAACGAACAAGCGGGCAAAGGAAATGACTTACTTTTATACAACCTCGATAACAAGCAAAAATTTAATCTGGGTAACGTCAGCGATTATGCATTCAATAAAAGTGGCGAATTCATAGCTTACACGGTAGATGCTACAGGTAAAAATGGCAATGGCATATTTTTGTTGAACTTGCAAACGGGTCTGACCTCGGTGATCCAAAACGACGATGCTTCGTTCTCAAAAATCAACTGGAACAAAGAAGGCACGGCTTTTTCGCTGTTAAAATCGAAAGAAAATAAAGATTACAAAACGCCAATCTATACGTTGATCGGCGTCAAAAATCTGCAAGCAAAAGCTCCTGAAGTCCATTCTTACTCGGGCTTACAGGCACAACAGATTTCCGCGGGCTATGGCATCAGCGAAAACACTGTTCCGTTTTGGAGCAAAGATCTAAGCACCATCTTCTTTGGCATCGCCAAGATTGAGAAGAAAGAGGATAAAAAAGATGACAGCAAAGAAAAATCGCCAGATGTTCAGGTGGACAGCTTGGCAAGCACCGCAAAAACCAAAAGTCCGATAGATAGCGCCGCCAGCAGAAAGGATTCTACCGACACAAAAATCGCGGCAACTGATCCGAAGAAAAATGCACAGCAGAAAAAAGATCTGGAAAAGCCAGATATGATTATCTGGAACTGGCAGGACAAACGCTTGCAATCTTCGCAGCGTGTACAACTGGAATCGGATAAGCGATTTACTATCTTGAGCGCCTGGCAGGTTGCTGCTGATAAATTTGTATCGCTTTCCGACAGCAGTCTAAAAGCGATCTATCTGGCACCAAACCAACTCATTGGGTATGGTTTAGATTTTACGCCATATGAGTATATTTCCAACCTCGATGGCCAAAGTTACGCAGACTTATACATCGTCGATGTTAAGACCGGCAATCGTAAACTTGCTATAGAAAAACTCTACCTCAACGCAAGCCGTACGTTACGCTTCTCGCCAACATCTACACACCTGCTATATTATAGCGACGGTGACTTTCAAATCTTGGATGTGAAAACGCTGGCGAAAACCAATATCAGCAAAAACATCCCCGCCTCCTTTGTCGATATGTTTGACGACCACAACGTAACCAAACCTTCAACCGGCACCTACGGATGGGCGGAAGATGGCCGTTATGTGTTATTAAAAGACAATTTCGATCTTTGGAAAGTTTCCTTTGATGGCAAATCTGTCACGAAACTGACCAACGACTGGGCTAAACAGCAGTGGACCAGCACATCGTACAGCAATATTTACCCAGACGACGAAAATATTGATTTATCCAAAGATCAATATTTCGGAATCTTAAATATCGCGACCAAACAGACCGGGATTGCGCTGCTCCCTGCGAAAAGCAACAAGATGGAGGTCTTAAAAATGGACGATGTCTATACCAGTTCTGTCAAGAAAGTGAAAAAAGCAAATACGTTGTTTTACACTACACAGTCGAGCACCATTGCTCCAGAACTGTTCATCAGTCATGACAACAGGCTGAAAACAGCGACTAAGCTGTTAAGTGACAGCAACAAACATGTGCTCTCGGCCGGCAGCAAATTAATTAGCTATGTAAGCGATCACGGCGACACCTTGCAAGCCGTACTTTACTTGCCAGCAAATTACGAAGAAGGAAAATCTTACCCGACCATCACGTATATCTACGAGCGTTTAACAGACAATAAAAATACGTATTCTCAACCGGCTTTTCCAGGCGGTGGTTTTAATCGTGCGATGTATACCAGCAATGGTTATGCCGTGCTGATGCCTGACATCAAGTATAAAATGAACGATCCGGGCATGTCTGCGGTAGCTTGTGTCGTTCCGGCTGTCAAAGCTGCCGTGGCCACAGGCATTGTTGATGAAAAAAACGTAGCGATTCACGGTCATTCTTGGGGCGGTTATCAAACATCTTTCCTTATTACGCAAACCGATATATTTAAAGCCGCTGTCGCCGGTGCTCCGCTCACAAATATGATTTCTATGTACTCGCTGATCTACTGGAATACGGGCTCGGCCAATCAAAGTATTTTTGAATCGAGTCAAGGCAGGTTCACCTCCGGTTATTGGGATAATTGGGATGCGTATGCGCGCAATTCGCCTATTTTCCATATCAAAAAGGTGAAAACACCGCTGATTATTTTGCATAATGATAAGGATGGTGCGGTAGATTATACGCAAGGTATCGAATATTTTAACGGTTTACGCCGATTAAATAAACCGGTGGTTATGCTAACCTACAACGGCGAAAATCACGGTTTGCGAAAAGAAGTCAACCAAAAAGATTATGCGGTACGCATGATGGAGTATTTTGACCATTACCTGAAAGGGAAAGATGCTCCGGACTGGTGGGCCAAAGGAATAGATTATATTGATCTATCCAAACATTTAGAAGAGCGGGCTTTTTAA
- a CDS encoding mandelate racemase/muconate lactonizing enzyme family protein has product MKIRQIEIYRLSIPMEPFVIATGTMDYAQNTFIRVHTDTGLYGVGECSAFPMIVGETQDTCLVLAQAFAKLWVGKDPLNIPERMADLNLFIAGNSTIKSAFDMALYDLAAKDANLPLYKLLGGQRKEIVTDITLGIGEPTQMAEKAALLKAEGAEAFKVKLGKRPKDDVMRIREIRKAVGFDIPIRIDANQGWNYEDAVEALQGMEAFKIQFCEQPMRVYNDHKLPQLRSETIIPIMADESVYSHYDAERLCRNDACDFINIKFSKSSGIAESLKIQAVAQEYDVPCMIGGMLESRLALAAKVHFAYAANNVKFYDLDTCMVGHLLDPVIGGVQYTGYHVSVSDAIGIGADIDPAFLEKCERWVV; this is encoded by the coding sequence ATGAAAATAAGACAGATTGAAATCTACCGGTTAAGTATTCCTATGGAGCCGTTTGTCATTGCCACCGGAACGATGGACTACGCGCAAAATACCTTTATACGTGTACATACAGATACTGGACTGTATGGTGTTGGCGAATGCTCCGCCTTCCCGATGATTGTCGGTGAAACACAAGATACTTGTCTGGTGCTTGCGCAGGCTTTTGCAAAGCTTTGGGTAGGGAAAGATCCGTTAAACATTCCCGAGCGGATGGCAGATTTAAATCTATTTATCGCTGGCAATAGTACGATTAAATCTGCTTTTGATATGGCGCTATATGATTTGGCCGCAAAAGATGCTAATCTTCCCTTGTATAAATTGCTGGGCGGACAGCGAAAGGAGATCGTGACGGATATCACCTTGGGCATCGGCGAGCCGACGCAGATGGCGGAGAAAGCCGCTTTATTAAAAGCAGAAGGAGCGGAAGCATTTAAGGTGAAGTTAGGAAAGCGACCGAAAGATGATGTGATGCGCATTCGTGAAATACGAAAAGCTGTTGGCTTCGATATTCCGATTCGTATTGATGCAAACCAAGGCTGGAACTATGAGGATGCTGTCGAAGCCTTGCAGGGAATGGAAGCGTTTAAAATACAGTTTTGCGAACAGCCGATGCGCGTGTATAACGACCATAAATTGCCGCAGTTGCGTAGTGAAACAATTATCCCCATTATGGCCGATGAATCGGTATATAGCCACTATGATGCCGAGCGATTGTGCCGAAATGATGCCTGTGATTTTATCAATATTAAATTTTCCAAATCTTCTGGAATCGCCGAATCGTTAAAAATACAAGCTGTTGCACAGGAGTATGATGTGCCTTGCATGATCGGCGGCATGTTGGAATCGCGCCTGGCACTCGCGGCCAAGGTGCATTTTGCTTATGCGGCAAATAATGTCAAGTTTTATGATTTGGATACCTGCATGGTGGGGCATCTGCTTGATCCGGTGATTGGCGGTGTACAGTATACCGGTTACCATGTTTCGGTTAGCGATGCCATCGGTATTGGCGCGGATATTGATCCGGCATTTTTGGAGAAATGCGAACGCTGGGTCGTTTAA
- a CDS encoding M12 family metallopeptidase, with the protein MMKKIISWSLCLTVGAMMTVSCRQDIEEAGQDLVEEQQIGRKDVDYSVYAADPRAHACRIVTIDGKRSTEPRGAAYTETLWNAGQTVTVSFIGGSNFVRQKVIEYAKKWEEHANITFQFVQNNGMIRVSFVQGAGSYSYFGTDALQIASNTETMNFGWFNDNTPDAEFSRTVLHEFGHALGLIHEHQHPDVTLDWDRDFVYAYYAGAPNYWSTADIDYNILNTINPAYLTYNQYDINSIMHYQILGRMINSSTDTPINTVLSEGDKQIAGILYPF; encoded by the coding sequence ATGATGAAGAAAATTATTAGTTGGTCATTATGCCTTACAGTAGGTGCGATGATGACCGTGTCCTGTCGCCAGGATATCGAAGAAGCTGGACAAGATCTTGTAGAAGAGCAGCAAATTGGAAGAAAGGATGTAGATTACAGTGTATATGCGGCCGACCCACGCGCCCATGCGTGCAGGATTGTTACGATCGACGGAAAACGCAGTACGGAGCCCAGAGGTGCCGCCTATACGGAAACCTTATGGAACGCGGGACAAACCGTAACCGTTAGTTTTATCGGTGGATCGAATTTCGTGCGTCAAAAAGTGATTGAATATGCTAAAAAGTGGGAAGAGCATGCGAATATTACTTTCCAATTTGTGCAAAACAATGGCATGATACGTGTTTCTTTTGTTCAGGGAGCCGGTTCGTATTCATACTTTGGAACTGATGCCCTACAAATTGCTTCCAATACCGAAACGATGAATTTTGGTTGGTTTAACGATAATACACCGGATGCGGAGTTTAGTCGGACGGTTTTACATGAATTTGGTCACGCATTAGGTTTGATTCATGAGCATCAGCATCCGGATGTCACGCTGGATTGGGATCGTGATTTTGTTTATGCTTACTATGCAGGAGCGCCTAATTATTGGTCGACGGCCGATATAGATTACAATATTTTAAACACGATTAATCCGGCTTATTTAACCTACAATCAGTATGATATAAACTCTATAATGCATTACCAGATTTTGGGACGAATGATCAACAGCTCCACCGATACGCCTATTAATACGGTGCTATCGGAAGGTGATAAGCAAATCGCCGGAATTTTGTATCCGTTTTAA
- a CDS encoding TlpA family protein disulfide reductase, with protein sequence MNSLSICIWIETNGKRMFRYLPAITMRCTVSSSITVLCLLLLSSGCAKKVPDSYQIIAEGLSLPDQTIFLLDTYSSNVVDSTVIKGGHFEFNIAKDKIKSRLMGIQYFDEDRDKKALLRFPFGNSRKSFHNWFFVEDDMTKLAEFEEEDEKGANAGYYARVDKDGYENRLVRQYPNLKLSGNVEYDKILADYRKRILEHNDSKFFVGCLFNNRTAFDKSDLKNLFELFSPDAKASFYGRILSAFFDADAPSSFTLASARVGLVQDVDRRAALNILAFRGYVMAPFLQENPYLDSLAHRYAGNELVYFSHISTEKDRLNWKASLQLYRPSWPQFVVDKTSVDFLYFKYNFRGLPLIVFTDEYGRVIRRIEGYKQARLVDYEGIIRENL encoded by the coding sequence ATGAACAGCCTATCAATATGTATTTGGATAGAAACAAATGGAAAGAGGATGTTTCGCTACTTGCCAGCAATCACGATGCGTTGTACTGTTAGTTCATCGATTACCGTGTTATGCCTGTTGCTGCTAAGCAGCGGTTGCGCGAAAAAAGTACCGGATAGCTATCAAATTATTGCTGAAGGGCTTTCTTTGCCGGATCAAACGATCTTTTTGCTGGATACGTATTCTTCTAACGTGGTGGACTCCACGGTTATTAAAGGGGGGCATTTCGAGTTTAACATAGCAAAAGATAAGATCAAAAGTAGGTTGATGGGGATTCAGTATTTCGACGAGGATCGGGATAAAAAGGCGTTGTTACGATTTCCGTTTGGCAATAGTAGAAAATCATTTCACAACTGGTTTTTTGTTGAAGATGATATGACAAAATTAGCCGAGTTTGAAGAAGAAGATGAAAAAGGTGCTAATGCGGGCTACTACGCACGCGTTGATAAAGATGGATATGAAAATAGATTGGTAAGGCAATATCCTAACCTTAAACTCAGTGGTAATGTGGAATATGATAAGATACTAGCGGATTATCGAAAACGTATACTGGAGCACAATGATTCCAAATTTTTTGTTGGTTGCCTGTTTAATAATCGAACAGCATTTGATAAATCGGATCTCAAAAACTTATTTGAGTTGTTCTCTCCCGATGCTAAAGCGAGTTTTTATGGTCGTATTTTATCAGCATTTTTCGATGCAGATGCACCTAGTAGTTTTACATTGGCTAGTGCACGTGTGGGCTTGGTTCAGGATGTAGACAGGCGTGCGGCGCTTAATATACTTGCTTTTCGCGGCTATGTGATGGCTCCGTTTTTGCAAGAAAATCCTTATTTGGATAGTTTAGCGCATCGCTATGCTGGAAACGAGTTGGTATACTTTTCGCACATATCGACAGAAAAAGATCGCTTAAATTGGAAAGCTTCTTTACAACTTTATCGACCATCTTGGCCGCAGTTTGTTGTGGATAAAACTTCTGTAGATTTTTTATATTTTAAGTACAATTTTCGGGGCCTACCGCTGATTGTATTCACAGATGAATATGGCAGAGTGATCAGGCGAATCGAAGGATACAAACAAGCTCGCTTAGTCGATTATGAAGGGATTATCAGGGAAAACCTGTAG
- a CDS encoding OstA-like protein — MKYFLVLIIHLFCLSSLFAQEELRLVSSRYSTVIDQKGLSSIQPVYSHKGNTLTADSGIFYNDDIGRQFFEAFGNIVITQPSGTIIYADQLHYDASPQIATLTNNVRLVDKNSVLTTNHLVYKMRDKIGTYTGGGRIISKGDTITSKNAYYFESTQDAYFRNKVVVRTPSVKIYTDTMRYNSDQRMTYFFGPTNIKGNKGENLYTEKGNYNTATGVANFSKNNLYTEGSRFLKGDSLHYNRDSGYGKAFRNVVFVDTADKFYAYGGYGLYNQADESITMTEKPLITMVVNNDSTKTASSDSTAVELPDDGEKKGKRKKDRKSEAEEVISETENNPTKVSPDIPTDSTAVTAPKAESAKVDSVYMTADTLYSRMILLKDYKALNLKLDRSGGELVTEEDVDYGDDSAGDFGNEAEDGGTILTDSTSTDSLSRDSLKASVPLKKMEEVITKTAPAVVKKTTPPSKPVAKPPSTGKPVASDISKTLQQDSLIRQKAIVPREAEADSLINQALVNAQKPDTAFKDTSNQAYLDTARTRIVKAYYNVRMFKSDLQAVADSVYYGMADSMFRFMGRPMIWAEGSQISSDTIYMQIVNQKMDNALLIQNAFMVNAVLDSIKYNQLKGRKITAFFANNSIDRMYVDGNAENLVFSTNDKTNTITEMFHDRGARIKIKMEGKKIIDYITIRKVDQKVYPFRLVTQENEALPGFTWRPQDRPKSKEDMMNRKRSIEKDNVPNKSTDDADANGGATREIPAKKETAPQATGSKPVTTPKANTPTPAARTTPVKQ; from the coding sequence GTGAAATACTTTTTAGTCCTTATCATCCATCTATTTTGTTTAAGCAGCTTGTTTGCACAAGAAGAGCTTAGGCTTGTTTCGTCGCGTTACAGTACCGTAATCGACCAGAAAGGGCTGAGCAGTATACAACCTGTCTATTCGCACAAAGGCAATACGCTTACGGCAGACAGCGGTATTTTTTACAATGATGACATCGGTCGGCAGTTTTTTGAGGCATTTGGAAATATCGTTATCACGCAACCGTCTGGCACCATTATCTACGCCGATCAGTTGCACTATGATGCTTCGCCGCAAATCGCGACATTGACAAACAATGTACGCCTGGTGGACAAAAACTCGGTACTCACGACCAACCATTTGGTATACAAGATGCGCGACAAAATAGGCACCTATACCGGCGGCGGACGTATTATCTCGAAAGGCGATACTATCACCTCAAAAAATGCCTATTATTTTGAAAGCACACAAGATGCTTATTTCCGAAATAAAGTTGTTGTACGCACACCCAGTGTAAAAATCTATACCGATACAATGCGCTACAATTCCGATCAACGGATGACGTATTTCTTCGGTCCTACGAATATTAAGGGCAACAAGGGCGAAAACCTCTATACGGAAAAAGGAAATTACAATACGGCAACCGGCGTAGCCAATTTTTCTAAAAACAACCTGTATACCGAAGGATCGCGCTTCTTAAAAGGTGATAGCTTGCACTACAACCGGGATTCAGGTTATGGAAAAGCTTTTCGCAATGTGGTGTTCGTAGACACTGCCGATAAGTTTTACGCGTACGGAGGTTATGGCCTGTACAATCAAGCCGACGAATCAATCACGATGACCGAAAAACCGCTCATCACCATGGTGGTTAACAATGACTCGACCAAGACAGCAAGTAGCGATAGCACGGCCGTGGAACTACCTGATGATGGAGAGAAAAAGGGAAAGCGGAAAAAAGATCGAAAAAGCGAAGCGGAAGAAGTGATCTCCGAAACGGAAAATAACCCGACGAAAGTAAGCCCCGATATACCGACCGATAGTACAGCCGTTACTGCACCGAAAGCGGAAAGTGCAAAAGTTGACTCGGTATACATGACGGCCGATACGCTGTATTCCAGGATGATCCTGTTAAAAGATTATAAAGCGCTCAACTTGAAATTAGATCGAAGTGGAGGTGAACTGGTAACCGAGGAAGACGTGGATTACGGGGATGATAGTGCGGGTGATTTTGGTAACGAAGCGGAAGATGGCGGCACCATATTGACCGATTCGACATCAACAGACAGCCTTTCGCGCGACAGCTTGAAAGCATCAGTTCCGCTAAAAAAGATGGAAGAGGTTATTACTAAAACGGCGCCCGCGGTGGTCAAAAAAACAACGCCGCCGAGCAAGCCAGTTGCCAAACCACCGTCAACCGGTAAACCGGTAGCAAGTGATATCAGCAAAACGCTGCAACAAGATTCGCTTATTCGTCAAAAAGCGATCGTACCGCGCGAGGCCGAGGCCGATAGCTTGATTAATCAGGCATTGGTGAATGCACAAAAACCGGATACAGCATTTAAAGACACCAGCAATCAAGCATATCTAGACACGGCTCGGACACGCATCGTGAAAGCGTATTACAACGTCCGTATGTTCAAATCCGACTTACAAGCCGTGGCCGATTCGGTTTACTACGGCATGGCCGACTCGATGTTTCGCTTCATGGGACGACCGATGATCTGGGCAGAAGGTTCGCAAATTTCGTCGGATACCATTTACATGCAGATCGTCAATCAGAAAATGGACAATGCATTATTGATACAAAATGCATTTATGGTTAACGCTGTGTTGGATTCCATTAAATACAACCAACTCAAGGGACGCAAGATTACTGCATTTTTTGCGAACAATTCCATCGATCGCATGTATGTTGACGGCAACGCCGAAAATCTTGTTTTCTCAACCAACGATAAGACCAACACCATTACAGAAATGTTTCATGATCGTGGGGCGCGGATCAAGATTAAGATGGAAGGTAAAAAAATCATCGATTACATCACGATTCGAAAAGTCGATCAAAAAGTCTATCCATTTCGGCTAGTGACGCAAGAAAACGAAGCATTACCTGGTTTTACGTGGCGACCACAGGACAGGCCGAAATCCAAAGAAGATATGATGAATCGGAAACGATCGATAGAAAAAGATAACGTACCGAATAAATCGACCGACGATGCCGACGCGAATGGCGGCGCTACGAGGGAAATACCAGCAAAAAAAGAAACTGCTCCGCAAGCGACAGGAAGCAAACCCGTGACAACTCCAAAGGCAAACACGCCCACACCGGCAGCGAGGACGACACCGGTAAAGCAATAG